The DNA segment CACCAAAGCTGTAAACGTCCACCTTAACCGTGACCTGACTATTCCTAAACCATTCTGGTGCAACATAACCTCTCGTTCCTCTAATATTGGTAAGCGTTCGACTCTGGTTGATCATCAGCAGTTTAGACAATCCGAAATCTGATATTCGAGCAACATAATAACCATCCAGGAGAATGTTTTGAGGCTTTATGTCACAATGGATAATCTGCGTGCTGCATTCTTCGTGGAGGTACACAAGTCCCCTTGCAATCCCCATTGCAATATTTGTCCTCTGGCTCCAAGTAGGTTTTGGATCACCAAAAATGAAACTTGCAAGAGTGCCATTACTCATATAATCGTAGACCAACAAACGATGAGGTCCTTCATTACAATATCCAATCAGACGGACCAAATTCTTGTGATGAGTCTGACTAATCACATTTACCTCAGTCATGAATTCTTTCTCTACCTCATGAGTAACTCTGTCCAGTTTCTTTATAGCGACTACGTTTCTTGAACCGATAGGCATTACCCCTTTGTAAACAATCCCGCATGCACCCCTACCTAGCTCCTCTTTGAAGTCTTTTGTGGCTTCTACAAGTTCTTTATATGTAAAACTATGACACGTAGAGTTTGCCACGTGACTCATAGAGCTTGATGTCTTCGCTTTCATTTTGTAAATATGGAAGAATCCCCAACAAGATACACCAACGAAAAGAACATTTACCAAGACCGAGCTTCCTAAGAGCGCagacaacacaacatcccaattTCGCCAATTTTTGCTTTGACAAGATGCTGGATTATTGGGAAGGCCAGGACTTAGTGGAGGAGCagcatttttccttattttgatAAAAGCCGTTGAATTCAGATTGGTGTCTGTTCTCCCATTCGACAAAGGCAGCCTCTTTTTCCAGCAGCTGTTCTTGTGATAAACGGCAACATCACACAAACAGTCATGCAAACAAACACTTCGGCAGTTTTGTTCTGTTGAAGGGGTAATTAGCTGAAAGGCACCAAATGGCCAATCAGTATCACGGACCTCGGTAAAATTGTAAAAATCTTCAGGAGAACCACTCGTAACATCATTACAACTTGGAGGAAAATCGTGTTTGCAGTCGCCATTAGCATCGTTCGGATCAATAAGTGAAAATCCTTTCGTACAGCTACAAACCGGTCTGTTGTTTGAACCAAGCTCGCATACATTGTTGTAACCACAAGCACCAGATCCTTTTTCTCCCACAAGATCGACGCATATGTTATCTGGTTGAGACCACAGGACATCCCAGCCACTGCTAGTAGAATTCCTTGAATGATAATAATGAGTAAGAACACCATCAAAGTTAAGAGTCACGCGATGGTAATTGTCCGAAGCTGAAGGAACGGATCGGGAATTaagaattttcttttgattGTTTCGCTTCAATATGTACATCAGGCCATTCTCTTGAAAAACCAACTTATCCCCAGAATTGGTTGCATTTGTTGTGTCAGAAGTTTGACTGTTATAGTACTCAACATCAAAAATCGAATTGGAAGGCACACTTCGTGTACGAAGCACCAAATTCCCATTATCcaacatgtgaaaataaaaccTACCTGTTGAAACATAATATAATTAGATAATTTAAAAGTGTGCTCTTGCTAACAGTTAGTTGTTTGGTTAATGGAAAAGTGAGGGTGCGTGGGACacacaacaactacaccacAACCCAAACAAGTTGGATACTGACCAGTTTCTCCATATACATTCATTTCTGTTGAAAAATGAATCTTGTGTTGGGAAAggaaaaaatcttttttgataCATGAATTGTCTTAGTTCATGTATAGGTAAATTAATTATGatacatatattattttgttttagTTATGAATGTGGAAAGATGAAAATTGTTCATGAACcaggaaaataaaaagaatttctagaattaaattagGGTCATGTATTAGTCTAGGTGCATGCTAgaaaatttctataaatatcTCGGTACTATATTCATCTGATATGGGaaggaaaaatagaaaataatccTCTATGACTATTTAGGAAAATAATTATCTGAAATAGCCCgtgtttgtaaaattacctgAAATGGCCCAATTTGTACCCCACTTCAGAAGACTGTTGTATATTTATACCCTCACTACAAttgaaaaaatattgtatattgttgtatacaattgaattttcttggatataaacacctcttatacattattattcactctatacattattatacacttttatacaacgttgatacattgtctactccagatgtataaagttatatattattgtataatgttgtatattgtgaaaaAGTAGCTATGTGGgctgtaatttaaaaatatggctgcgcaaatgtaattttgtatactacattgtacattattgaaattttcCCTAAATATGTAAGCCTAAATTTAAGTTGAGTTGGTGGAAGAAACAatatttcccttttttcttcaaaGGGAATGATTGATTATGCAAGTCAAGTTTAGTGGAACAAAGAAGAATTGTTGTCTCATTGTCTTCAAGAGAGAAATTAAGTGATGGAGAGACTCCTCCTCCCCCGATTATCcaacatttggtatcagagccactaGTCTTGAGGGACGTATGGATAATCTGAAttttcaaaagatttaaaagaaTGAATATCCAGATTGAAATGAATATGAATTAGATAAGCTACTATAGCTATGATAATGTTGTGCTAGAGAAGCACCAATTTGAAGAAGTTGTTTTGGTAGGTGTGGAActaccaaaatttcaaaagttgaacAACTTTTGAAGGATGTTTTTTAGCGCAAGGAGGCCAATAAGGTGTCAACCTTCATGAAGCAGTTGCGCTTGAAGTAGTTGCACGAGGAAAAATCTTGAATGGAGAGGTGGCAGATGATATCGCTGCGTGAAAGATGAATAAGAAAATCCACACTTTCATCTGTCAACAGATTGATGAAGAGATGTTGGAGAAGGTTTCTT comes from the Lycium ferocissimum isolate CSIRO_LF1 unplaced genomic scaffold, AGI_CSIRO_Lferr_CH_V1 ctg11251, whole genome shotgun sequence genome and includes:
- the LOC132041709 gene encoding G-type lectin S-receptor-like serine/threonine-protein kinase RLK1; the encoded protein is MAIPFSYVLVILLLFFFPLHTLAQNNGRVATTSSINATAGSTPWLSPSGDFAFGFQKIQDNKDHFLLCIWYAKIQEKTIVWHANISGPVPQGSRLNVDPQRGLILSDPQGNTRWRTDLNLGNIDYAFMNDTGNFVIMGSDSTGPLWESFRNPTNTLLPNQKLERGSFLVSQRSEANFTQGRFYFHMLDNGNLVLRTRSVPSNSIFDVEYYNSQTSDTTNATNSGDKLVFQENGLMYILKRNNQKKILNSRSVPSASDNYHRVTLNFDGVLTHYYHSRNSTSSGWDVLWSQPDNICVDLVGEKGSGACGYNNVCELGSNNRPVCSCTKGFSLIDPNDANGDCKHDFPPSCNDVTSGSPEDFYNFTEVRDTDWPFGAFQLITPSTEQNCRSVCLHDCLCDVAVYHKNSCWKKRLPLSNGRTDTNLNSTAFIKIRKNAAPPLSPGLPNNPASCQSKNWRNWDVVLSALLGSSVLVNVLFVGVSCWGFFHIYKMKAKTSSSMSHVANSTCHSFTYKELVEATKDFKEELGRGACGIVYKGVMPIGSRNVVAIKKLDRVTHEVEKEFMTEVNVISQTHHKNLVRLIGYCNEGPHRLLVYDYMSNGTLASFIFGDPKPTWSQRTNIAMGIARGLVYLHEECSTQIIHCDIKPQNILLDGYYVARISDFGLSKLLMINQSRTLTNIRGTRGYVAPEWFRNSQVTVKVDVYSFGVLLLEIIACRKNYENEENYGPEAILRDWVLDCFQEGKLEALVESDIEALNDNKQLERFVMVGIWCIQEDPSMRPTMRKVAQMLEGSVEVTTPPCPYNLSITM